GTCTATAACCGCAGCAAGCCTTACGAAAAGATGATACCATACTTCAATACCTATACAGCAACCGTTACAACAAAATTGCCACAGGCGTATGTAATACCCCAGCAATGGGAAAAGGTAGTTGAGCGGTTAAGACAATCGAATATCGAAATGAGCAGGCTAAATGCAGATACTACCATATTGGTTACTGCTACCTATATTAAGGATTATAGCTCGCCCAAGCGTCCTTATGAGAACCACCATCTTCACTCAAAAATTGAACTTACCCGGGAAAATCATCATGTGCAGTTTAGCAAGGGAGATTTTGTTATCTACTGTAATCAGGCAGGTAATGCTTACCTGGCAAATGTGCTTGAAGCAAATGCTCCGGATGGTTTTTTTGCATGGAATTTTTTTGATGCCATACTTAATCAAAAGGAATGGTTTAGCCCTTATTTGTTTCAACCAATTGCACAAAAACTTTTGTCTCAAAACCCCGAATTAAAATCGGATTTTGAAAAGTATGTGCGTGATAACAAATTTGAGAAAAATGAATGGGAACAGCTAGCATATATTTACCGCCACTCTCCTTACTACGAAAAATCACACAATCGTTACCCCGTATTCCGTATCGAATAATCTTTGATTACTTATTTTTTTGAATTCAGGTTTTAGCCTGCTGTAATGGGTAATACTTGTCAAAAAATAATCAATACCCAACGGGAAACTGTGTATTTATTTGTATGAAAATTCGTGACTACACCTTTTTGATTTTTATTGTGCCTTTTCAATGCCTTTAGATTAAAGCAATTTTGATAGCATAAGATGCATTTTAACAAATAAATCTGCTTTTCAACCAATACTTACTTTCAAAGGTTTATTTTAATATGGTTTTTTAAAAATAAGCTTACATTTGAAACCAACTTTACAAAACCTAAATTGTCAAAATATGAGAAAAATTTACTCGATTATCTTTTGTTTTCTTACCACAATATCAGTAGCACAAAAGGAGACCATCCTGTGGTATTTTAGTAATACCTGTGCGCTTGATTTTACAAGCGGTGTTCCAGTGGCTTTGGGCAACAGTGCGATGAATCAATATGAAGGCAGCAGCAGCATCTGCGATAAGCAAGGCAATTTGCTGTTTTATACAGATGGTATGAGTATATGGAACAGCAATCATGTTAACATGCCCAATGGTACCGGCTTAATGGGGAATTTCTCTTCCAATCAGTCGGCACTCATCGTGCCCGATCCTGCCAATACACAACAATATTATGTGTTTTGTAATTCGATGTCTGACCTTTATTACTCGGTAGTTGATATGACTTTAAACGGAGGACTAGGTGATGTTACCACAAAAAATGTCTTTCTTAAGTCGAACATTTCAGAAAAACTTGCGGGTGTAAAACATGCCAATGGAAGTGATTATTGGATAATGGTTCATGGTGCTGGCAACAGTGAATTTTATGCTTATCTGCTAACTTCTGCAGGTGTAAATTTGGTTCCGGTAACCACTACAACCGGAGCGCCTGATGCAGGTTCAATTGGTCAAATGCAGTTTTCGCCTGATGGTAAGTGGGTTGCGTTTACCACCTACGCTTCATCAACTAATGCATGCGTATCAGAGTTTGATAATACTACAGGAATTCCTTTTAATTCATTTAGCATTCCATATTCCAACCAAATTTATGGCTGCACTTTCAGTCCAAATAGTAAGTATTTTTACCATCAGGGCAATCCATCTCCGGCAGGGGTTTTTCAATATGACCTCACCCTGGGCAATTCGGCAGCAATTATTGCTTCGGGCACAAGTGTGGGCACAGGAGTAAGCGGACATCATATGGGTCAAATGCAAATAGGGCCTGACAAAAAAGTATATCTTGCAATGGATGGCTTAAATTATTTGGCTGTTATTAATAATCCTGACTCGCCTGCAGCTTCAGTAAACTTTCAGCAAAATGGGGTATCATTAATTGGAACCAATGGATTAGGATTGCCCAACTACGTAGCAAGTTATTTTACGAATAACGCCATCATTCAAAATTTCTGTTTTGGCGATTCTACCTCGTTTGTTGTAGCCGACTCTGCAGTGCTTGCTGCTGTAGCATGGGACTTTGGTGATCCAAGTACAGGGCCACTAAATGCAAGTTACAGTTTCTCGACCAATCATGTTTTTTCTGCTCCGGGTACATACACTGTGCAACTAATAGTTGTGTATCTAAATACTACGGTCGATACACTGAGTTATCAGGTTGAAATAAAATTATGCAATGCTGTAGTTGCAAACCTTGCATCAAGCGATACGCTTTTCTGCGATAAGAATTGCATCGACTTTTACGATCAATCGCAATTTAACCCTTCTTCTTGGCAATGGACATTTACAGGCGCATCGCCATCTTCGTCTACCGATCAGAATCCAACTAATATCTGTTATAACAATTATGGCAGTTTTAATGTCTCGCTTATTGCCTGCAATGCTGCAGGTTGCGATACGGTCACCTTCCCCAATTTTATTGTCGACTTTCAATTGCCAGCGGCACCCGTAATTACCTTAACCGGCAATGTTCTTAGTTGTACGCCAGCATTTAGTTATCAATGGTACATTGTAGGCGATACCAATGTGTATAGCACCGCACAATCATTTACTCCTACTGTTAACGGAAATTATTATGTTCTCATTACTGATAGCAACGGATGTCAGAATCCAAGTAATGTTATCGGGTTTTATTTGGATGTGTCAACGGTGGTTTCAGCAAATGGTTTTGTAATTTCTCCTAATCCATTTAATGACTTTATTAATGTGCAGTATTTGAATGGATTAAACGGACAATTAAACTATGTGGTTTATGACATTACATCACGGGTAGTTAAGCAAGGTATAGTAAGCGAACAGAACAATTTAATTAATCTTCAAAAGTTGTCACGTGGAGTATATACGCTTGCCTTGTTAAGCGAAACAGCGAGCTACAGATTTACGCTCGTAAAACAGTAACAATTAAAAATTCTTAATTATATGAAAACAAAAATCACTCTTGCACTGATTATATTGGTGCAAATTTCTTTTGCTCAATATGAAACTACCAAATGGTATTTCAGCAATAACTCGGCACTTGATTTTATAAGTGGAACACCGGTGGCATTAACAAACAGCGCCATGAATCAATATGAAGGCAGCTCAAGTATTGCCGATAATCAGGGAAATCTATTGTTTTATACAGATGGTGTTACAGCGTGGAACGCCAACCATCAGGTAATGCCCAATGGCAGCGGTATGTTTGGTAATTCTACTACTAATCAGTCGGCTCTTATTGTTCCCGACCCGGCCAATACCAATCAATATTATATTTTCTCTAACTCTACCGTTTCAATTTATTACTCCATTGTAGACATGACACTGAACGGAGGCCTTGGTGATGTAACCGCTACCAAAAGCGTCTTTCTTGTTTCCGGTATTTCGGAAAAACTAGCTGCGGTAAAACATGCTAATGGCACCGATTATTGGATAATGAGCCATGGTAACAGTAACAATACGTTTATTGCATTTTTGCTGACAGCGGCAGGTGTAAACAATGTACCCGTTAACTCCAATGTAGGGATTGTGGATAATGGCGCTATAGGTCAAATGCATTTTTCGCCTAATGGAAAGCATGTAGCCTTTAGCACAGTAAGTGGAACTTCTACAGCAAGTGTTTGCGATTTTGATAACCTTTCAGGTGTTGTTTCAAATGCTACCAATGTGCCTATCAGTACCCAAATATATGGATGTGGATTTTCACCTAACAGCCGCTTTTTTTATCATATACAAAATCCAACACCCGGTGCGGTATATCAATATGATTTAGATGCCGGTAATTCGGCTGCCATCATTGCATCACAAGTTAATCTTGGTCCGGGCCCTAACCAATACAATCTTGGGCAAATGCAAATTGGACATGATAAGAAATTATACATTGCACTGGATGGGAATACTCAATTGGGGGTTATTAATTATCCCGATTCGCTTGGAGCAGCTTGTGGATATTCGCTCTCAGGACCATCGTTGGGCGGCAAAACCTGTGGGCTTGGTTTACCTAATTTTACCTCCAGTTATTTTACTCAACAAGCGCTAATTAATAATTTTTGCTTTGGCGATACAACCACATTTGTAGCTTCTGATAGTTTGGCGCTTGCAGCCATAGCATGGGATTTTGGTGACCCAAGTACAGGGCCATTAAATGTGAGCTACAGTTTTTCAACCAGCCATGTGTTTTCGGCACCAGGCAATTACACGGTTCAAATGGTAGTGGTTTATCTCAACACAGTAATTGATACATTAACTTTTGATGTGGAGATTAAATTATGCAATGCAGTGGTTGCAAACCTTGCCTCAAGCGATACGCTTTTCTGCGATAAGAATTGCATCGACTTTTACGATCAATCGCAATTTAACCCTTCTTCCTGGCAATGGACATTTACAGGCGCATCGCCATCTTCGTCTACCGATCAGAATCCAACTAATATCTGTTATAACAATTATGGCAGTTTTAATGTCTCGCTTATTGCCTGCAATGCTGCAGGTTGCGATACGGTCACCTTCCCCAATTTTATTGTCGAGTTTCAATTGCCAGCGGCACCCGTAATTACCTTAACCGGCAATGTTCTTAGTTGTACGCCAGCATTTAGTTATCAATGGTACATTGTAGGCGATACCAATGTGTATAGCATCGCTCAATCGTTTACTCCTACTGTTAACGGAAATTATTATGTTCTCATTACTGATAGCAACGGATGTCAGAATCCAAGTAATGTTATCGGGTTTTATTTGGATGTGCAAACGATGGTTTCATCAAATGGTTTTGTGATTTCTCCTAATCCATTTAATGACCTTATTAGCGTGAAGAATTTAAATGGTATAAAAGGAAAATTAAACTATGTGGTTTATGACATTACATCGCGTGTTGTTAAGCAGGGTATAATAAGTGAACAGAACAATTTAATTAGTCTTGAAAATTTGTCACGGGGAGTATATACGCTTGCCTTGTTAAGCGAAACAGCGAGCTACAGATTTACGATCATAAGACAATAGTAATTTATAAGTTCTTAATTGTATGAAAACTAGATTCACTCTTGCACTGATTTTATTAGTGCAAATTACTAATGCGCAATATGAAACAACCAAATGGTACTTCAGCAATAACTCGGCACTTGATTTTATAAGCGGAACTCCGGTGGCATTAACAAACAACGCCATGAATCAATACGAAGGCAGCTCAAGCATTGCCGATCAGCAGGGTAATCTGTTGTTTTATACAGATGGTGTTACGGCATGGAATGCTAACCATCAGGGAATGCTCAATGGCAGCGGCATGTTTGGTAGTAATACTACTAACCAATCGGCTCTTATTGTGCCCGACCCGGCCAATACCAATCAATATTATATTTTTTCCAACTCTACCGTTTCAATTTATTACTCCATTGTAGACATGACACTGAACGGAGGCCTTGGCGATGTTACCGCTACCAAAAATGTGTTACTTGTTTCGGGTATTACAGAAAAACTAGCTGCGGTAAAACATGCTAATGGCACGGATTATTGGATAATGACTCATGGTAGTAACAACAATACGTTTATTGCATTTTTGCTGACTTCGGCAGGTGTAAACAATGTGCCTGTTAACTCTAGTGTAGGAATCATTGATGCTTCAGTTGGCCAAATGCATTTTTCGCCCAATGGAAAGCATGTTGCCTTTACCACATTAGGTGGAGCTTCAACAGCAAGTGTTTGCGATTTCGATAATCTTACTGGTATTGTTTCAAATGCTACCAATGTGCCTATCAGTACCCAAATATATGGATGTGGATTTTCGCCTAACAGCCGCTTTTTTTATCATATACAAAATCCAACACCCGGTGCGGTATATCAATATGATTTAGATGCTGGTAATTCGGCTGCCATCATTGCATCACAAGTTAATCTTGGTCCGGGCCCTAACCAATACAATCTTGGGCAAATGCAAATTGGATATGATAAGAAATTATACATTGCACTGGATGGGAATACTCAATTGGGAGTTATTAATTATCCCGATTCGCTTGGAGCAGCTTGTGGATATTCGCTTTCAGGACCATCACTAGGCGGCAAAACCTGTGGGCTTGGTTTACCTAATTTTGTAGCCAGTTATTTTACTCAACAAGCGCTAATTAATAATTTTTGCTTTGGCGATACAACCACATTTGTAGCTTCGGATAGTTTGGCACTTGCCGCCATAGCATGGGATTTTGGTGACCCAAGTACAGGGCCATTAAATCTGAGCTATAGTTTTTCAACCAGCCATGTGTTTTCGTCACCAGGCAATTATACGGTTCAAATGGTAGTGGTTTATCTCAACACAGTAATTGATACATTAACTTTTGATGTGGAGATTAAATTATGCAATGCAGTGGTTGCAAACCTTGCCTCAAGCGACACATTATTTTGCGATAAAAACTGTATCGACTTTTTCGATCAGTCGCAATTTAATCCCACTTCCTGGCAATGGACATTTACTGGTGCATCACCATCTTCATCTACCGATCAAAATCCAACTAATATCTGCTATAACAATTATGGAAGTTTTGATGTGTCGCTTATTGCCTGCAATGCTGCAGGTTGCGATACGGTTACTTTCCCTAGTTTTATTGTAGAGTTTCAATTGCCAGCGGCACCCGTAATTACCTTAACCGGCAATGTGCTTAGTTGTACGCCAGCATTTAGTTATCAATGGTACATTGTAGGCGATACCACTGTGTATAGTATATCACAATCGTTTACTCCTACCGTTAACGGAAATTATTATGTTCTCATTAATGATAGTAACGGATGTCAGGCGCCAAGTAATGTTATCGGGTTTTTTTCCTCCACACCCGAGCTTGTTGTAAACAATATTTATTTCATATACCCCAATCCGGCAAATGATTACTTTATAATAGAAAGCAAAACCCAAGTTAAGCAGAATGTGCAAGTGGAAATTTATGATGCCTTAGCAAGATTGGTATATAGCGAAATTTTTGTTGGAACTAAGAAGCGTATAGTAACCAAAAATTTGTCACCTGGATATTATACGTTGTTAACCAGAAGCATGGATATGATAAGTTATTCACGATTGGTAATTTCAAACTAAAATATTTTAATCATGAAAAAATCTGGTGCCCTTCTATTATTAATGCTTGTTTTTGCTGTATGTATAGTGCACGCCCAAAAGCAATACAATCAGTGGTTTTTTGGAATGGGTTGCGGAGTTGATTTTAATTCCGGTACTCCCACATTTATGAATGGTTCACTTTTAACTGATGAAGGTTGTGCCACCTGGTGTGATGTTAACGGACAGGTTTTAATTTATACCAATGGGGTTAGCGTTTATAATAAAAATCATGCGCTGATGCCAAATGGCACTGGACTAAACTCAAGTGTAAGCAGCACCGAAGGTGCTATCATAGTACCATTGCCTGGCTCGGCAAGTATTTTTTATATTTTCACAACGTTTTCAGAAGGCATGTATTCCATTGTCGATCTATCGCTTAATGGTGGTAACGGAGACGTTACGGTGAAAAACACGTTGTTGCAAAGTAATACTAACGAACGTTTGAGCTATTGTAAACATGCCAATGGAGTAGATTATTGGATAATGTTTCATGGAGATAATACAAGCACCTTTTATGCATTTTTGCTTACAAGTGCCGGTGTAAGTTCTGCGCCAGTTACATCAACAGTGGGAGTGGTTCAATCAACCTTTCTTGGCTATATGAAATTTAATGCACAGGCCTCCAAGGTGGCATGTGCACTCCATTATCAAAATACAATAGAACTTTTTGATTTTGATAATGCAACAGGAATGGTAACCAACCCGGTATTATTTCCGGCCAATTACCCGAATATTTACGGATTAGAATTTTCACTTTCAGGTAAGTATATGTACATAAGTTATGGTTTGCAAAATGGAGTAATTAAACAATTTAATATTTCATCCGGTTTGCTATCGGCAATTCTTGCCAGCGAATATCAGGTTGGTACCATATCATCGCTTGCTTGCGGTGCTTTGCAAATGGGCCCCGATCGAAAAATATACAATAGCAGTTGGGGTAACTATTATCTGAGTTGTATTAATAATCCGGAAGATTCGGGAGTTGCTTGTAATTTTGTTTTACAACAAGTACCCATATCGTTAAGTGTTACAGCAGGTTTGCCAAACTGCCTTTCTTCTGCTTTTGGATTTGCTGAGTTTGATAAACTTTGTTATGGTGACACCGCCTTGCTTATGATTCAGGATAGCGGTTTATTTGCTGCTGTAGCATGGGATTTTGATGATCCAACAACAGTACCACTCAATGTTAGTTATGACTTTTCTACATCTCATGTTTTTTCTGCACCCGGTATGTATAAGGTGCAATTGGTGTTGGTGAGTTTAAATGCTTCCGTTGATACTTTTTATTATGACATCGAAATAGAAACTTGCAATCAGGTGGTTGCTGCATTGGCATCAAGCGACACATTATTTTGCGATAAAAACTGTATCGACTTTTTCGATCAGTCGCAATTTAATCCCACCTCTTGGCAGTGGACATTTACTGGAGCATCGCCCGCTGCATCTACCGATCAGAATCCAATTGGAATTTGTTATAACAATTATGGAAGTTTTGACGTGACTCTGATAGCTTGCAATGCCGCAGGTTGCGACACTGTTCTCATGCCTAATTTCATTACCGAGTTTCAGTTGCCAGCGGCACCTGTAATTACCTTGACAGGAAATATACTAAGTTCAACACCTGCATTCAGCTATCAATGGTTTGTTGTTGGCGATACAACCATTTATAGCACATCACAATCTTTTACTCCCACTGTTAACGGCAATTATTATGTTCTTATAAATGATAGTAATGGTTGTCAGAGTCCTAGTAACGTAGTTGGTTTTTATACCGGCATTCATTCATCTGATGACCACAGTATTTCGATTTTTCCGAATCCGTTTAATGAATATATTACTGTTAGCGATAATCAAAACCGCATGTTAACCTATACCATATACGATGTTGCAGGTAAGCAATTGCAACGTGGTAGCGGGCACAGCCTGATACTAATTGATGCGCGGAAATTGGCGCCAGGATATTATACCATTGTCATTATATCTCCAGACAAAACCAAAAGGATACCTCTTGTAAAATCTCAAAATTAAAATTCACAGCA
This window of the Bacteroidota bacterium genome carries:
- a CDS encoding T9SS type A sorting domain-containing protein, encoding MRKIYSIIFCFLTTISVAQKETILWYFSNTCALDFTSGVPVALGNSAMNQYEGSSSICDKQGNLLFYTDGMSIWNSNHVNMPNGTGLMGNFSSNQSALIVPDPANTQQYYVFCNSMSDLYYSVVDMTLNGGLGDVTTKNVFLKSNISEKLAGVKHANGSDYWIMVHGAGNSEFYAYLLTSAGVNLVPVTTTTGAPDAGSIGQMQFSPDGKWVAFTTYASSTNACVSEFDNTTGIPFNSFSIPYSNQIYGCTFSPNSKYFYHQGNPSPAGVFQYDLTLGNSAAIIASGTSVGTGVSGHHMGQMQIGPDKKVYLAMDGLNYLAVINNPDSPAASVNFQQNGVSLIGTNGLGLPNYVASYFTNNAIIQNFCFGDSTSFVVADSAVLAAVAWDFGDPSTGPLNASYSFSTNHVFSAPGTYTVQLIVVYLNTTVDTLSYQVEIKLCNAVVANLASSDTLFCDKNCIDFYDQSQFNPSSWQWTFTGASPSSSTDQNPTNICYNNYGSFNVSLIACNAAGCDTVTFPNFIVDFQLPAAPVITLTGNVLSCTPAFSYQWYIVGDTNVYSTAQSFTPTVNGNYYVLITDSNGCQNPSNVIGFYLDVSTVVSANGFVISPNPFNDFINVQYLNGLNGQLNYVVYDITSRVVKQGIVSEQNNLINLQKLSRGVYTLALLSETASYRFTLVKQ
- a CDS encoding PKD domain-containing protein — encoded protein: MKTKITLALIILVQISFAQYETTKWYFSNNSALDFISGTPVALTNSAMNQYEGSSSIADNQGNLLFYTDGVTAWNANHQVMPNGSGMFGNSTTNQSALIVPDPANTNQYYIFSNSTVSIYYSIVDMTLNGGLGDVTATKSVFLVSGISEKLAAVKHANGTDYWIMSHGNSNNTFIAFLLTAAGVNNVPVNSNVGIVDNGAIGQMHFSPNGKHVAFSTVSGTSTASVCDFDNLSGVVSNATNVPISTQIYGCGFSPNSRFFYHIQNPTPGAVYQYDLDAGNSAAIIASQVNLGPGPNQYNLGQMQIGHDKKLYIALDGNTQLGVINYPDSLGAACGYSLSGPSLGGKTCGLGLPNFTSSYFTQQALINNFCFGDTTTFVASDSLALAAIAWDFGDPSTGPLNVSYSFSTSHVFSAPGNYTVQMVVVYLNTVIDTLTFDVEIKLCNAVVANLASSDTLFCDKNCIDFYDQSQFNPSSWQWTFTGASPSSSTDQNPTNICYNNYGSFNVSLIACNAAGCDTVTFPNFIVEFQLPAAPVITLTGNVLSCTPAFSYQWYIVGDTNVYSIAQSFTPTVNGNYYVLITDSNGCQNPSNVIGFYLDVQTMVSSNGFVISPNPFNDLISVKNLNGIKGKLNYVVYDITSRVVKQGIISEQNNLISLENLSRGVYTLALLSETASYRFTIIRQ
- a CDS encoding PKD domain-containing protein yields the protein MKTRFTLALILLVQITNAQYETTKWYFSNNSALDFISGTPVALTNNAMNQYEGSSSIADQQGNLLFYTDGVTAWNANHQGMLNGSGMFGSNTTNQSALIVPDPANTNQYYIFSNSTVSIYYSIVDMTLNGGLGDVTATKNVLLVSGITEKLAAVKHANGTDYWIMTHGSNNNTFIAFLLTSAGVNNVPVNSSVGIIDASVGQMHFSPNGKHVAFTTLGGASTASVCDFDNLTGIVSNATNVPISTQIYGCGFSPNSRFFYHIQNPTPGAVYQYDLDAGNSAAIIASQVNLGPGPNQYNLGQMQIGYDKKLYIALDGNTQLGVINYPDSLGAACGYSLSGPSLGGKTCGLGLPNFVASYFTQQALINNFCFGDTTTFVASDSLALAAIAWDFGDPSTGPLNLSYSFSTSHVFSSPGNYTVQMVVVYLNTVIDTLTFDVEIKLCNAVVANLASSDTLFCDKNCIDFFDQSQFNPTSWQWTFTGASPSSSTDQNPTNICYNNYGSFDVSLIACNAAGCDTVTFPSFIVEFQLPAAPVITLTGNVLSCTPAFSYQWYIVGDTTVYSISQSFTPTVNGNYYVLINDSNGCQAPSNVIGFFSSTPELVVNNIYFIYPNPANDYFIIESKTQVKQNVQVEIYDALARLVYSEIFVGTKKRIVTKNLSPGYYTLLTRSMDMISYSRLVISN
- a CDS encoding T9SS type A sorting domain-containing protein, whose protein sequence is MKKSGALLLLMLVFAVCIVHAQKQYNQWFFGMGCGVDFNSGTPTFMNGSLLTDEGCATWCDVNGQVLIYTNGVSVYNKNHALMPNGTGLNSSVSSTEGAIIVPLPGSASIFYIFTTFSEGMYSIVDLSLNGGNGDVTVKNTLLQSNTNERLSYCKHANGVDYWIMFHGDNTSTFYAFLLTSAGVSSAPVTSTVGVVQSTFLGYMKFNAQASKVACALHYQNTIELFDFDNATGMVTNPVLFPANYPNIYGLEFSLSGKYMYISYGLQNGVIKQFNISSGLLSAILASEYQVGTISSLACGALQMGPDRKIYNSSWGNYYLSCINNPEDSGVACNFVLQQVPISLSVTAGLPNCLSSAFGFAEFDKLCYGDTALLMIQDSGLFAAVAWDFDDPTTVPLNVSYDFSTSHVFSAPGMYKVQLVLVSLNASVDTFYYDIEIETCNQVVAALASSDTLFCDKNCIDFFDQSQFNPTSWQWTFTGASPAASTDQNPIGICYNNYGSFDVTLIACNAAGCDTVLMPNFITEFQLPAAPVITLTGNILSSTPAFSYQWFVVGDTTIYSTSQSFTPTVNGNYYVLINDSNGCQSPSNVVGFYTGIHSSDDHSISIFPNPFNEYITVSDNQNRMLTYTIYDVAGKQLQRGSGHSLILIDARKLAPGYYTIVIISPDKTKRIPLVKSQN